The genome window GTCGGACCGCTGGGAGAGGTGCTCGACCTGCTCGGCCAGGCCGTCGCGGACGGCCCGGCGCAGCCGGTCGGTGTCCAGCTCGGCGGCCGGGGCGTCCAGCACCAGCAGCCGGTGCTTGTAGGACCCGACCCGGGCCCGGGCCGCGGCCAGGGCGTCCAGCGACACCGTCAGCGGAGCCCGGTTGCGGTCGTCGATCAGCACCGTGCTGGCGGCCTCGTCGATGCCGTAGACGGTCACCGGGGGGCCGCCGTGGCCCTCCAGCCAGGCCGGCAGGTGCCGGTAGCCGAGGAGCTGCTGGTCGGCCCAGGCGATCGCGGGAACGCCCTGGCCGACGGCGGCTCGCAGCTCGTCGTCGGCCCTGCGGGCCGAGCCGGTCTCGTGCATGGCCGCCGGGACGCCCAGGCGGGCGCAGGTCTTGGTGGCCCAGCGGTCCGGGTACTGCCAGGAGTTCCGGAACCCGAACACCAGCGTGCGCACGTCGTGGGCCTTGAACTCCCAGAGGATGTAGCCGGCGCCCAGCCCGCCGCCGGCCCCCAGCACCATGGCCTCGGACAGGGGCTGGCCGGTGTGGGGGGCGACCAGGCCCCGGTTGGCCAGCACCCCGGCGATGGCGTGGGTGTCGGGGTGGACGCCGCCGAGCAGCCGGTAGGAGGCCGGCGGCAGGGCGTTGAGGACGTGGCGCCGGGCGGTGGTGTAGCTCTCCCCCGTCCTGGCCATGCGGGCGCGGATGCGCTCCTTCAGGTGCTTGTGCGCGGTCATCGATGCTCCTTCGGCGGCGGAGCGGCCGGCCGGGCCCACGCCCCGTGCCACCCCGCCGGCGATGGAGTCGACCAGCGCCAGACGATCCCGAGGACAGCCATCCCCTTCGCCCCCGCCATGCCGGGCCGCGTGGGGGCCCGGTCAGGGGGTCGGGCGTGAGAACCCGCCGGTCCGGACTGTACCACCCGGCGGTGACGGGAGCAGCCGTCGGGCCTGGTCGATGTCGGCGCGCATCTGGGCCACGAGCTCGTCCACCCCGGCGAAGGTGGCCTGGCCGCGAAGGTGGTGGGTGAAGCCGACCGACACCTGGTGGCCGTAGAGGTCGGCGTCGAAGTCGAGCACGTGGGCCTCGACCCGCCGGTCGGTGCCGAACTGGGGGTTGGTGCCGACGCTGATCGCCGCCGGCCGGGCGATGCCGTCGGCGTCGTCGGTGAGGTGCCCGGCGTAGACGCCGTCGGCGGGGAGGGCGATCCCGGCGGGGACGGCCAGGTTGGCCGTGGGAACCCCCAGCAGGGGCCGGCCGCGGCGGTCGCCAACGACCACCTCGCCCTCGACCGCGTACGGGCGGCCCAGGGAGGCGGCCGCGGCGGCCACGTCGCCCTCGGCCAGCTCGGCCCGGACCCGGGTGGAGGACACGACCTGGTCGCCGTCGGTGTGCAGGGGCACGGCCACGACCTCGATCCCGCGGGGGCGGCCCAGCTCGGCCAGGAGGGCCGGGTCGCCGGCCGCCTTGTGGCCGAAGCGGAAGTTCTCGCCGACCACCACCGCACGGGCGGCCAGGGCGTCGAACAGCACCTCGGCGGCGAACACCTCGGCCCCGACCTGGGACAGCTCCCTGGTGAACGCCAGCACCAGGACCACGTCCATGCCGGCGGCGCCGAGCAGCTCGACCTTGCGGTCCAGGGTGGTGAGCAACGGCGGCTCGCTCCCGGGCCGGAGCACGGCCAGCGGGTGCCGGTCGAAGGTGACCGCCGCCGCCGGCAGGCCCCGGGCCGCGGCCTCGGCGGCCACCCGGTCGAGCAGGGCCCGGTGCCCCCGGTGGACCCCGTCGAACATCCCCACGGTGGCCACGGCCGGCCCCAGGTCCTCCGGCACGGCCTCGACCCCGTCGAATCGCCTGACGGTCACGCCAGCACCACCTTGGGGCGGGCGCGGCCGGCGCTGTCCTGGATGACGGCGACCAGGCGGCCGTCAGGGCCGACGGCGGCCACCGGGTCGCCGCGGCCCGTCGGGTCGAGGGTCCGGCCGGTGGCCAGGGCGGACGCCTCGGCCGGGGTCAGGGCGCGGACCGCCGCCGGGTCTATCGCCGCCGCCGGCTCGAGCACCGCCGCCGCCAGCTTCCCCTCCTCGGCCAGGTCCTCCAGGCGGTGCGCCTGGTCCTCGGTGAAGCGGCCGACGGCCGTGCGCCGCAGGCCGGCCAGGTGGGCCAGGGTGCCGACGGCCCGGCCCAGGTCGGCGGCCAGGGACCGGACGTAGGTCCCGCCCGAGCAGACCACCTCGACGGTGGCCAGCGGCCGCTCTCCGGCGCTGAAGCCGAGCAGCTCCAGCGCGTGGACCACGATCGGGCGGGGCGCCCGCTCGACCTGCTCGCCCCGGCGGGCCTTGGCGTACAGCCGCTCCCCGCCGACCTTGATCGCCGACACCATCGGCGGGACCTGCTCCTGGGGGCCGACGAAGCCGGCCATGGCGGCGCGCAGGGCCGCCTCGTCGACCGCGTCGGCGTCGGCGGTGGCGGTGACGGTCCCGGCCGCGTCCAGGGTGTCGGTCTCGGCCCCGAAGGCGACCGTGGCCAGGTAGCGCTTGGGCTCGGTGGGCAGGAACGGCAGCAGCCGGGTGGCCCGGCCCAGGGCCAGGACCAGCACCCCGGTGGCCGGCGGGTCGAGGGTGCCGCCGTGCCCGACCCGGCGCTGGCCGGCCAGCCGGCGCACCCGCGCGACCACGTCGTGGGAGGTCATCCCGGCCGCCTTGTCGCAGACCAGCACCCCGTCCACGCCCGGCCGCCCTCCTACCCGGTCAGGCCAACGCCCAGGCCGACCAGCTCCTTGACCAGGGCGGACACCGCCGCCTGGGCGTCGGAGTCGGTGGTGTAGCCGGCGGCGTACTTGTGCCCGCCGCCCCCGAACGAGGTGGCCAGCCGGCCGACGTCGGTGGCCCCCTTGGAGCGCAGGGAGACCTTGTAGCCACTCTCCGGCTGCTCCTTCAGCACGGCGGCCACGTCGCTGGCCCCGTCGGTGCGGACCAGGTCGATCAGGCCTTCGGTCTCGTCCATCTCGACCCCGTGGGCGGCCAGGTCGGCCAGGTCGACCCGGGTCCAGACCAGGGACGCCTCCGGGACCTGGGCGATGCGCCCGAGGGCGTCGGCGACCAGCCGCAGGTAGGCGATGTCGTTGGTCTCGAACACGGCCTTGGCGACCTCGTACTGCTGGACCCCGGCGGCCAGCAGCTCGGCGGCCAGGTGGTGGGTCTCGGGGGTGGTGGCCTGGTACTGGAAGCGCCCGGTGTCGGTGACCAGCCCGGTGTAGAGCGCGGTGGCGATGTCGGTGTCGAGCGGGAGGTCGAGGCGGCGGAGCAGCTCGCGGCAGAGCACGGCGCTGGCCGGCGACACCGGGTCGATCAGGTTGACGTCGCCGAAGCGGGTGTTGGAGGCGTGATGGTCGACGACCACGGTGCGGGCGGCCCCCCGGAAGGCGTCGACCAGGGTGCCGAGGCGGTCGAGCGAGCCGGCGTCGAAGCAGAGGAACAGGTCGGCGTCCAGCGGCACCTTGCCGGGTGGGACCAGCCGGTCCAGCCCGGCCAGGAAGCGGTAGT of Actinomycetota bacterium contains these proteins:
- a CDS encoding BtrH N-terminal domain-containing protein gives rise to the protein MTAHKHLKERIRARMARTGESYTTARRHVLNALPPASYRLLGGVHPDTHAIAGVLANRGLVAPHTGQPLSEAMVLGAGGGLGAGYILWEFKAHDVRTLVFGFRNSWQYPDRWATKTCARLGVPAAMHETGSARRADDELRAAVGQGVPAIAWADQQLLGYRHLPAWLEGHGGPPVTVYGIDEAASTVLIDDRNRAPLTVSLDALAAARARVGSYKHRLLVLDAPAAELDTDRLRRAVRDGLAEQVEHLSQRSDSFSLPAFRKWARLLTDGGNAKAWPKVFADRVSLFDACLSVYENVEPVGWGGGNLRGLYAQFLDEAAGLLEAPGLGKAAAAYREAEAAWHVVAETAMPADREPFAEARRLTVRLQAQVEAGDAAQEEAAATAARLWALRDRWRHQFPGDTDAEALLAALAAAVTAAGEAEEAALAVLAAAVGS
- a CDS encoding bifunctional riboflavin kinase/FAD synthetase, yielding MTVRRFDGVEAVPEDLGPAVATVGMFDGVHRGHRALLDRVAAEAAARGLPAAAVTFDRHPLAVLRPGSEPPLLTTLDRKVELLGAAGMDVVLVLAFTRELSQVGAEVFAAEVLFDALAARAVVVGENFRFGHKAAGDPALLAELGRPRGIEVVAVPLHTDGDQVVSSTRVRAELAEGDVAAAAASLGRPYAVEGEVVVGDRRGRPLLGVPTANLAVPAGIALPADGVYAGHLTDDADGIARPAAISVGTNPQFGTDRRVEAHVLDFDADLYGHQVSVGFTHHLRGQATFAGVDELVAQMRADIDQARRLLPSPPGGTVRTGGFSRPTP
- the truB gene encoding tRNA pseudouridine(55) synthase TruB; the encoded protein is MDGVLVCDKAAGMTSHDVVARVRRLAGQRRVGHGGTLDPPATGVLVLALGRATRLLPFLPTEPKRYLATVAFGAETDTLDAAGTVTATADADAVDEAALRAAMAGFVGPQEQVPPMVSAIKVGGERLYAKARRGEQVERAPRPIVVHALELLGFSAGERPLATVEVVCSGGTYVRSLAADLGRAVGTLAHLAGLRRTAVGRFTEDQAHRLEDLAEEGKLAAAVLEPAAAIDPAAVRALTPAEASALATGRTLDPTGRGDPVAAVGPDGRLVAVIQDSAGRARPKVVLA
- a CDS encoding bifunctional oligoribonuclease/PAP phosphatase NrnA; this translates as MSIPEQDWQAAVDAIAQAEVAVISCHIHPDGDALGSALALHRALANAGREAVVSFSEPFVIARHYRFLAGLDRLVPPGKVPLDADLFLCFDAGSLDRLGTLVDAFRGAARTVVVDHHASNTRFGDVNLIDPVSPASAVLCRELLRRLDLPLDTDIATALYTGLVTDTGRFQYQATTPETHHLAAELLAAGVQQYEVAKAVFETNDIAYLRLVADALGRIAQVPEASLVWTRVDLADLAAHGVEMDETEGLIDLVRTDGASDVAAVLKEQPESGYKVSLRSKGATDVGRLATSFGGGGHKYAAGYTTDSDAQAAVSALVKELVGLGVGLTG